A genome region from Dreissena polymorpha isolate Duluth1 chromosome 16, UMN_Dpol_1.0, whole genome shotgun sequence includes the following:
- the LOC127862880 gene encoding vitelline membrane outer layer protein 1-like, producing the protein MATFSLIVMLGLFSCTVVCGYLLPGEFRKVVATLHASNGGGFGSWAEPQYCARSTYAVGYKIKVEQSQGNHDDTALNGISLVCAHLDGTFGGDITSGVGNFGSWYNPVYCPHDDIEYVQIMVQFNFRVEPSQGHNDDTAANDVQFKCNDLEGRDPARDVVIHAPGRTGWGSWAWSTTCPENSGICGIQTRVEPPIGNGDDTGLNDVNLFCCKD; encoded by the exons ATGGCGACATTCTCTTTGATTGTAATGCTAGGGTTGTTTTCATGTACTGTTGTGTGTGGATACCTTCTTCCTGGAGAATTTCGAAAAGTTGTAGCCACCCTTCATGCCAGCAACGGTGGAGGCTTCGGGTCGTGGGCTGAACCGCAGTATTGTGCAAGATCGACATACGCTGTTGGATATAAAATCAAG GTTGAACAATCTCAGGGAAACCATGATGATACAGCCCTCAACGGCATCAGTCTGGTCTGTGCCCACCTCGACGGTACATTTGGTGGTGACATCACTTCCGGAGTTGGGAATTTTGGCTCTTGGTACAACCCTGTGTATTGTCCCCATGATGACATCGAATATGTGCAAATCATGGTCCAGTTTAATTTTAGAGTTGAGCCATCACAG GGTCACAATGACGACACCGCGGCGAACGACGTGCAGTTCAAGTGCAACGATTTGGAGGGCAGGGACCCGGCTAGAGATGTAGTGATCCATGCGCCGGGAAGGACCGGATGGGGAAGCTGGGCTTGGAGTACCACGTGCCCGGAGAACTCGGGTATTTGTGGGATTCAAACAAGGGTGGAACCGCCAATCGGCAATGGCGATGATACCGGTTTGAATGACGTCAACCTGTTTTGTTGCAAAGACTAA